One part of the Candidatus Methylomirabilota bacterium genome encodes these proteins:
- a CDS encoding CHAD domain-containing protein, with product MPRAPGQSCATSETSKGVKDGRPGGTSASTRAAEPSQSCRPRRRGVCGFAISHPRASIIWPVGYFSFPRYTPVEIEAKYTVARPAVFVTLLELGAVDGYALHPAGERHLVDHYLDTAQRALLRAGYSCRLRETEGGERWVVTVKELARAEGGVHRREEYECEIARYGPPGEWPDGPAREVVSGLAKDQALAELFALRQHRVLRAVERDGRAVGELSLDTVEIDVEGHRTAMHEVEIELAGDGTLDDLRAIDAGLGAFELEPQPASKFERALAILDSPRGAAPRKKKKTPGVRADEPLAEAGRKILRFHYERMRASEAGTLEGQDIEALHRMRVATRRQRAAFRIIAPQFRRKAIDAFRDELKTAAERLGAVRDLDVLIEAAERHGASLGPADARSFTPVLDDWQRRRRVARDELVAYLKADNYRSFTESYGAFLSTTGAGVKDVDAGDPPRPQLVRHLLPAAVWEHYGNVRAYETVLGWASLETIHALRIEGKRLRYLLEFFSEVLGPGPAPAIEALVALQDHIGDLHDAEVAMGLLREFLIRGTQASIDPAVAGAAKRYLGVEQARLRALERTLTRPWRRVASPRVRLLLARALAAL from the coding sequence ATGCCGAGGGCCCCCGGCCAGAGCTGCGCGACGAGCGAAACATCGAAAGGGGTGAAGGATGGGAGGCCCGGCGGTACGTCTGCATCCACTCGAGCAGCGGAACCGAGCCAGTCATGTCGACCTCGACGACGAGGAGTGTGTGGGTTTGCGATCTCACACCCGCGGGCGAGTATAATCTGGCCCGTAGGGTATTTCTCGTTCCCTCGGTACACCCCGGTGGAGATAGAAGCCAAGTACACGGTTGCTCGCCCGGCCGTCTTCGTCACCCTGCTCGAGCTCGGAGCGGTGGACGGCTATGCGCTTCACCCCGCGGGCGAACGACACCTGGTCGATCACTACCTGGACACGGCGCAGCGTGCTCTCCTGCGCGCGGGCTACAGCTGCCGGCTGCGCGAGACCGAGGGAGGCGAGCGCTGGGTGGTGACCGTCAAGGAGCTGGCCCGGGCCGAGGGCGGGGTCCACCGGCGTGAAGAGTATGAATGCGAGATCGCGCGATACGGGCCACCCGGCGAGTGGCCCGACGGCCCGGCGCGCGAGGTCGTCAGCGGCTTGGCCAAGGACCAGGCGCTCGCCGAGCTCTTCGCCCTGCGCCAGCACCGGGTCCTCCGAGCCGTGGAGCGGGACGGACGTGCCGTCGGCGAGCTGTCGCTCGATACCGTCGAGATCGATGTCGAGGGACACCGGACGGCGATGCACGAGGTCGAGATCGAGCTCGCGGGAGACGGCACGCTGGACGATCTTCGGGCAATCGACGCCGGCCTCGGTGCGTTCGAGCTCGAGCCGCAGCCAGCGTCCAAGTTCGAGCGCGCTCTGGCCATCCTGGACAGCCCTCGCGGGGCGGCGCCCCGGAAGAAGAAGAAAACCCCTGGCGTCCGCGCCGACGAGCCGCTAGCGGAGGCCGGCCGAAAGATCCTCCGCTTTCACTACGAACGCATGCGGGCCAGCGAGGCGGGTACCCTCGAGGGCCAGGACATCGAAGCCCTCCATCGCATGCGAGTCGCCACCCGCCGCCAGCGGGCCGCCTTCCGGATCATCGCTCCCCAGTTCCGGCGCAAGGCCATCGACGCCTTCCGGGACGAGCTGAAGACGGCGGCCGAGCGCCTCGGGGCGGTCCGCGACCTGGACGTGCTGATCGAGGCGGCGGAGCGACACGGGGCCTCACTCGGCCCGGCCGACGCGAGGTCATTCACGCCCGTTCTCGACGACTGGCAGCGACGGCGTCGTGTCGCGCGGGACGAGCTGGTCGCCTATCTGAAGGCGGACAACTACCGATCGTTCACCGAAAGCTACGGGGCGTTCCTCTCCACCACAGGCGCCGGCGTGAAGGACGTCGACGCGGGCGATCCACCCAGGCCACAGCTGGTCCGGCACCTCCTGCCCGCCGCCGTCTGGGAGCACTATGGCAACGTGCGCGCCTATGAGACCGTGCTGGGCTGGGCGTCTCTCGAGACCATCCACGCGCTCCGGATCGAGGGCAAGCGCCTGCGCTATCTGCTGGAGTTCTTCAGCGAGGTATTGGGTCCCGGGCCAGCCCCCGCCATCGAGGCGCTGGTGGCGCTGCAGGATCATATCGGCGACCTGCACGATGCGGAGGTGGCGATGGGCCTGCTTCGTGAGTTCCTGATTCGCGGCACGCAGGCGTCGATCGACCCCGCGGTTGCCGGTGCGGCCAAGCGCTACCTCGGGGTCGAGCAG
- a CDS encoding protocatechuate 3,4-dioxygenase: protein MATYSIGDVDRREVLAMLAILAASAVVPPRVASSQTGLARTPGQILGPFYPLKSLPATSDLTRVPGRPGRAEGQVLNVMGRVLNLAGQPVRDATVEVWQANAHGRYTHPSDPNRAPLDPNFDGAATLKTDVEGRYRFKTIKPAAYPAGPNMMRPAHIHFQVTGREDRLVTQMYFAGDPYNATDVFLNSAGRKELLIMPLLEPTAELEPDSKLVRFDIVVYKG, encoded by the coding sequence ATGGCGACGTACTCGATCGGTGATGTCGACCGGCGTGAAGTCCTGGCCATGCTGGCCATTCTGGCCGCGTCGGCGGTAGTTCCACCACGCGTCGCGTCTTCCCAGACGGGACTCGCACGGACACCCGGTCAGATCCTCGGCCCGTTCTATCCGCTCAAGTCGCTCCCGGCCACGTCTGATCTGACCCGCGTGCCCGGTCGACCCGGGCGCGCCGAGGGTCAGGTCCTCAACGTCATGGGGCGCGTGCTGAATCTCGCCGGCCAGCCGGTCCGCGATGCCACGGTCGAGGTCTGGCAGGCCAATGCCCACGGACGGTACACGCATCCGAGCGACCCCAATCGGGCGCCGCTGGATCCGAACTTCGATGGGGCTGCGACCCTGAAGACCGATGTGGAGGGCCGTTATCGATTCAAGACGATCAAGCCCGCCGCGTACCCCGCCGGACCCAACATGATGCGGCCGGCGCACATCCACTTCCAGGTCACCGGTCGGGAGGATCGGCTCGTCACGCAGATGTATTTCGCCGGCGATCCGTACAACGCGACGGATGTCTTTCTCAACAGTGCGGGGCGCAAGGAGCTCCTGATCATGCCCCTGCTCGAGCCGACTGCGGAGCTCGAGCCGGATTCCAAGCTGGTTCGATTCGACATCGTCGTCTACAAGGGGTGA
- a CDS encoding PLP-dependent cysteine synthase family protein, whose translation MLARYPALRAIGNTPLVPVSVFGDERPGVEVLAKMECLNPGGSLKDRPVLNMLLAALANGRLRPGKTILDSSSGNAGIAYAMVGRIIGYPVEIVIPDNASTERKKRLLAHGARLTYTDALKGYDEALREVHRRHDADAENYFFCDQYSNEDNWRAHYETTAVEILEQTGGRLTHLVVGVGTGGTVTGLGRRLKEHDPAIRVVCVIPEVFPGIEGLKPLGPGDIVPAILDEAVIDERIPVTSEDAYAMCVRLARAGFFVGQSSGAYMVGVERIARRERAGRVVTLFNDLGERYFSTRLWN comes from the coding sequence TTGCTGGCCCGCTACCCGGCGCTCCGGGCGATCGGCAACACTCCGCTGGTACCGGTGAGCGTGTTCGGCGACGAGCGGCCCGGCGTCGAGGTGCTGGCCAAGATGGAATGCCTCAACCCGGGCGGCTCGCTCAAGGACCGGCCGGTCTTGAACATGCTGCTCGCGGCCCTGGCGAATGGCCGCCTGCGGCCCGGCAAGACCATCCTGGACAGCTCATCGGGCAACGCGGGGATCGCGTACGCGATGGTGGGTCGGATCATCGGCTACCCGGTCGAGATCGTCATCCCCGACAATGCCAGCACCGAACGGAAGAAGCGCCTGCTGGCACACGGCGCTCGGCTGACCTATACGGACGCGCTGAAGGGCTACGACGAAGCGTTGCGGGAGGTCCACCGCCGGCATGACGCCGACGCGGAGAATTATTTCTTCTGCGACCAGTACAGCAACGAGGACAACTGGCGCGCCCACTACGAGACGACGGCGGTCGAGATCCTCGAGCAAACCGGAGGCCGGCTGACGCATCTTGTCGTCGGGGTCGGGACGGGAGGCACGGTGACCGGCCTGGGGCGACGGCTGAAGGAGCACGACCCCGCGATCCGCGTCGTGTGTGTCATCCCGGAGGTGTTCCCCGGGATCGAAGGGCTCAAGCCGCTCGGGCCTGGGGATATCGTTCCCGCGATCCTCGACGAGGCGGTCATCGACGAACGGATACCGGTCACCAGCGAGGATGCCTACGCGATGTGCGTCAGGCTAGCCCGTGCCGGATTTTTCGTGGGCCAGTCGTCCGGGGCCTACATGGTGGGCGTTGAACGTATCGCCCGTCGCGAGCGAGCGGGACGTGTCGTGACCTTGTTCAACGACCTGGGAGAACGCTACTTCTCCACCCGCCTCTGGAACTGA